A window of the Brachyhypopomus gauderio isolate BG-103 chromosome 14, BGAUD_0.2, whole genome shotgun sequence genome harbors these coding sequences:
- the LOC143475070 gene encoding uncharacterized protein LOC143475070: MVTVRYRYIYGLWRTDQPRPGQEQKNFIDTPGFTTHGVPYNPQATVIHTDPCGPAPFPHRRTAGPSDVGHVNTPVEGPLHTGPDMERQRHLAQPHVQGEVLKQMDPVNLQPAADALQRPFGDQLILEEDYDENYIPSEQEVHDFARQIGIDPEREPELLWLAREVAVAPLPPEWKPCQDVTGEVYYFNFSTGQSTWDHPCDEHYRQLVAQERERAHHGRTASAISGSASTGTTKNKEKKKKKKKKEKKKKEPEGLKAPRLLAPLAPLRGMCDLSVPGLRGSLGNSTDLHPLKSSLGDVSGANLHSLRGRQLESLAPPIFNSDLEVDEEEDEEQKAASVHESLLGSSDLLQNIHLDLDILKGGLQYEDSEVSGSAPVEERSEPERQDLAPLRDHSPDPPLQSQDEKDGEREEDEKMRPQVAERMMLEPSSPPSSSSLSKPSGGLQEPLKNSSALCWLRPETVRGTASRSSVAEETELDVEEEKTKREEECVCVCECGQLSGLLQEVREEVQREHSRKLEQLSQEHQEQLLTLRHEHLEEESVERERLLRAHLEEKERMQDSHTSQLEQLRLQLDSQLQHTHKTHMQKELEVQKMMEQLDMKSKELKSQELLLQTQATDLKKRRQQLSEEEDDVEKGIEALSRVLRERDSLRAELDRLRDERKREREELEKEREGRRREREESRRMMEEREKLLSNTVLLQDRCDELHRRLSEAEQREHGDDNLERKKQEEGKEKSREKEGSLGVEEMEPPLSPVPTSHNNHSSIDDLQEYISCEGVSLQRARQFLEKETSCLRARQAALRTAHPSPQRSAAGGSAQLLCQEVSEQEKLRETVQKDHTLLRKKEERLSQLETSLAEELSCDEGERLVGDRRVSFDVRDSETSRDEYGQEETTHAVPVKVQQLAEYLQQISGQLNTVLGALGSLTGRTVQPLPQPPPSSSFPPAPSWAWTPSPASSSLANQNSFLHCSVPKTHGSDLHLNSHWSKLFPGVSMDTSARYPMRATRAYSGYTPASLSSELDSQRLQRLIEDNKRWLESQRKDPNVPLFTRYPAAPPTNGLVQLGLDENNQIKVYHYRRGTTH, encoded by the exons atggtcacggttcgctaccgatatatatacggtctctg gagaaccgaccagccaaggcctggacaggaacagaagaacttcatagacacaccaggttttaccactcatg gtgtgccctacaacccccaagcgacagtgatccacacggatccctgtggaccagcacccttccctcacagaaggacggcgggaccctcagatgtcggccatgttaacacccctgtagaaggaccactccacactg gccctgacatggagaggcagagacaccttgctcagccccatgttcaaggcgaggtcctgaaacagatggatccagtcaacctccagcctgctg CAGATGCCCTTCAGAGACCATTTGGAGACCAGTTGATCCTGGAAGAGGATTATGATGAGAATTATATCCCATCTGAACAAG AGGTCCATGATTTTGCCAGACAAATTGGCATTGACCCTGAGAGGGAGCCAGAGCTCCTATGGCTGGCCAGAGAGGTGGCTGTAGCCCCACTACCTCCTGAATGGAAACCCTG tcaggatgtgactggagaagtttattacttcaacttctccacgggccagtccacctgggaccacccctgtgatgagcactaccgccaactagtggcccaggagcgggagcgtgctcaccacggccggactgcctctgccatctcaggctccgcctccacaggaaccacaaagaacaaggagaagaagaagaagaagaagaagaaggagaaaaaaaagaaggaaccagagggactgaaggccccaaga ctgctggctcctctggctccactgagagggatgtgtgacctttcagttccaggactgcgaggttccctgggcaactccacagaccttcatcctttaaagtcctcactaggg gatgtatccggagcaaatttgcattcgctaagaggacgacagctggagagtctggctccgcccatatttaattcagatctggaggtggatgaagaggaggatgaagagcagaaggcggcgtctgtccatgag agtctgctagggtcatcagacctgttgcagaacatacacttggacctggacatcctgaaagggggactgcagtatgag gacagtgaagtcagtggcagtgctcctgtggaggagagatccGAACCAGAACGCCAAGATCTCGCTCCGTTAAGAGACCACAGCCCTGACCCACCCTTGCAG TCTCAGgatgagaaagatggagagagagaggaagatgagaagatgagaccacaagtggcagagag GATGATGTTGGAGCCTTCCTCgcctccatcctcttcctcactctccaaACCCTCTGGTGGACTGCAAGAGCCACTGAAGAACAgtagcgccctctgctggctgagGCCGGAGACGGTTCGCGGGACAGCGAGCAGGAGCAGCGTGGCAGAGGAGACTGAGCTGGACGTGGAGgaagaaaagacaaagagagaggaggagtgtgtgtgtgtgtgtgagtgtggtcagctgtctggtctgttgcaggaggtgagggaggaggtgcagagggagcacagcaggaagctggagcagctgtcgcaggagcaccaggagcagctcctcaccctcagacacgagcacctggaggag gagagcgtggagagggagcgcttgttgagggctcatctggaggagaaggagaggatgcaggattcacacacatcccagctggagcagctcagactacagctcgactctcagctccaacacacccacaaaacacacatgcagaaa gagttagaagtgcagaagatgatggagcaactggacatgaaatccaaagagctcaaaagtcaggaactgctactccaaactcag gctacagatttgaagaagaggagacaacagctgagtgaggaagaagatgatgttgagaaggggatagag gctctctcacgtgtcctcagagaacgggacagtctgcgtgcggagctggacagactaagagatgagaggaagagagaaagggaggagctggaaaaagagagagagggaaggaggagggagagggaggagagcagaaggatgatggaggagagagagaagctactgagcaatacagtgcttctacaggatagatgtgatgaactccacagaaggctcag cgaggcggagcagagagagcatggagacgataacctggagagaaagaaacaggaggagggcaaggagaagagcagagagaaggagggctccctcggagtggaggaaatggaacctcctctctcccctgtgcccacctcccacaacaaccacagcagcatagacga cttgcaGGAGTATATCTCGTGTGAAGGTGTTTCTCTGCAGAGAGCAAGACAGTTCTTAGAGAAAGAGACCAGCTGTCTGAGAGCGAGACAAGCGGCACTAAGGACGGCCCACCCCAGCCCGCAGAGGTCCGCTGCAGGAGGTTCTGCTCAGCTTCTCTGTCAG gaggtgagtgagcaggagaagctgagggagacggtccagaaggaccacacgctcctgagaaagaaagaggagagactcagccagctggagacgtcactggcagaggag ctgtcatgtgatgaaggcgagcggctggtgggagatcggagagtctcatttgatgtcagagactcagagacgagcagagacgagtatggccaagaggagacga cacatgcagtgccagtgaaagtgcagcagttagcagagtacctgcagcagatctctggccagctgaacacagtgctgggtgcactgggatctctcactgggaggaccgtccagcccctccctcagccacctccgtcctcctccttccctcctgccccgtcctgggcatggacaccaagccccgcctcctcttcattggccaatcagaacagtttcttacactgttctgtcccaaaaacacacgggtctgaccttcatttgaactcccactggagcaaactcttccctg GAGTTTCCATGGATACCAGTGCCCGCTATCCCATGAGGGCTACCAGAGCATATAGTGGATACACTCCAGCaag tctctcctctgagctagatagccagaggctgcagagactgattgaagacaacaaaaggtggctggaatcacaacgcaaagacccaaatgt gcctctcttcacacgctacccagctgccccacccaccaatgggctggtccagctcggcctggacgagaacaatcagatcaaggtctaccattaccgaagaggcacaacccactga
- the LOC143474616 gene encoding homeodomain-interacting protein kinase 1-like produces MAYFDSMATSSSFLSMDDYRLVQHEVLCSASNRYEVLEFLGRGTFGQVAKCWKRGTSQSVAIKILKNHPAYARQGLIEMSILSRLNKENVDEFNIVRSYECFQHRNHLCLVFEMLGQSLQDFVKHSPLPLKCIRPIVQQLAMALLKLKSLGLIHTDLKPDNIMLVDPVRQPYRVKVIDFGSATHVSKAVCSSYLQTRYYRSPEIILGLPFCEAIDMWSLGCVIAELFLGCPLYPGASEYDQIRYISQTQGLPAENLLSAGTKTRCFFHRGSGSSYHLWRLKTPLEHEVELGVKSQETRRYIFDRLDDMKQVNMPILEGTDVQVEKADRWEFINLLKKMLTLDAGKRITPLETLKHPFVTMAHLSHYPHSAHVKSCFQNMEICKRRCTGFDGSRGLFGSGGVAGGGVGVTFSSQPDQHSQPIVISDTLHPAVRIITISSDTEGKDNAKILPTSCGVNKRVDVNSCVTVRDSDTCSPLSPRRLPTFVENAATLPKSLAMVIPPERRGLRDGPKRPRLCLLPEQPCPAPRDTEPRPPSFSLSEPGPGSVVIS; encoded by the exons ATGGCGTACTTTGACTCCATGGCTACAAGCAGCAGTTTCCTCAGCATGGACGACTACCGTCTAGTGCAGCACGAGGTCCTCTGCTCTGCCTCCAACAGATACGAGGTGCTGGAGTTCCTTGGCCGCGGGACTTTTGGCCAGGTGGCCAAGTGCTGGAAGCGCGGCACCAGTCAATCTGTCGCCATCAAGATCCTGAAAAATCACCCTGCCTATGCCCGCCAGGGCCTGATCGAG ATGAGCATCCTGAGCCGTCTCAACAAGGAGAACGTAGACGAGTTCAACATTGTTCGCTCGTACGAGTGCTTCCAGCACAGGAACCACTTATGCCTGgtgtttgagatgctggggcagAGCCTGCAGGACTTCGTCAAGCACAGCCCGCTGCCGCTGAAGTGCATCCGGCCCATAGTGCAGCAGTTGGCCATGGCGCTCCTGAAGCTGAAGAGTCTGGGCCTGATCCACACCGACCTCAAGCCTGACAACATCATGCTGGTGGACCCCGTCAGGCAGCCGTACCGGGTCAAGGTCATCGACTTCGGCTCCGCCACCCACGTCTCCAAGGCCGTGTGCTCCTCCTACCTGCAGACCAGATACTACCG ATCGCCTGAGATCATCCTGGGTCTCCCGTTCTGCGAGGCCATCGATATGTGGTCCCTGGGCTGTGTCATCGCCGAGCTCTTCCTGGGCTGTCCCCTGTATCCTGGAGCATCTGAATACGATCAG ATCCGgtacatctcccagacgcagggcctTCCAGCAGAGAACCTCCTGAGTGCGGGAACCAAGACCAGATGCTTCTTCCACAGGGGCTCTGGCTCCAGCTACCATCTGTGGAGACTCAag ACGCCTTTAGAGCATGAGGTGGAGCTTGGCGTCAAGTCCCAAGAGACCAGGAGATACATTTTCGACCGTCTCGATGACATGAAGCAG GTcaacatgcccattctggaagGCACAGACGTTCAGGTGGAGAAGGCTGACCGGTGGGAGTTCATCAACCTGCTTAAAAAGATGCTGACGCTGGACGCAGGGAAACGGATCACGCCATTGGAGACTCTCAAACACCCATTCGTCACCatggctcacctctctcactaccctcacagtgcaca TGTAAAGTCTTGCTTCCAGAACATGGAGATCTGTAAGCGGAGGTGCACGGGCTTCGACGGCAGCAGAGGCCTGTTCGGCAGTGGGGGCGTGGCTGGGGGCGGGGTTGGGG TCACCTTCAGCAGCCAGCCCGACCAACACAGCCAG CCCATCGTCATCTCGGACACACTCCACCCCGCTGTCAGAATAATCACCATCTCCAGCGACACCGAGGGCAAGGACAATGCCAAGATCCTGCCCACCAG CTGCGGCGTGAACAAGCGGGTGGACGTCAACAGCTGTGTGACCGTGCGGGACTCGGACACCTGCAGCCCGCTCAGCCCCAGGCGCCTGCCCACCTTTGTGGAAAACGCCGCCACCCTGCCCAAGTCGCTGGCCATGGTCATCCCACCGG AGCGCCGCGGCCTCCGGGATGGTCCAAAAAGACCTCGGTTGTGCCTTCTGCCAGAGCAGCCCTGCCCGGCGCCGAGAGACACAGAGCCGCGTCCTCCAAGTTTCAGCCTCTCTGAGCCAG GTCCAGGATCTGTTGTGATCTCATGA